The Acanthochromis polyacanthus isolate Apoly-LR-REF ecotype Palm Island chromosome 16, KAUST_Apoly_ChrSc, whole genome shotgun sequence genome segment CCTCCTGTGTCCAAAAGACAGACAGCGTTAATGTGACAGATACATATAAACAGTAACTGTCAGGCCAGAAGCAAGATTAATGCTTCATAATGAAGTTGTTTCAGAAATTACTACAATCACTGGAACCACTACCAAGCTGTCACTTTCTTACCCGTTTTTTCTTACGCAGATCACGTAGGAGGTTCTGCTGTGCTTCGCGTTTGTTGCGGTGATCATGCCAGTTATCCAGGTACGCCGGCAACAGACGGTTCTGAACTTGTGTAACATCCACTTCCATGACAACCACAACATCAGGGAAAAGCTGGTGATGCAACATGTAATGTACCTCTTCTGGAGTTTGAGGGAAGCCCTCCAGAATAAAACCTGTAGACCTATAAGGTAGAGTATCTGAAGGTACGTGTCTGGTGTTCACAAAAACTGCAATAAACATGCAGCATATATGCAATGCACATgtaaaaaaggcagaaaaaaacacatcttgtGATGAGTATACGACAggtgaaataagtaaaaaagcTTATTCACTTTCTTTCAGATGTAGACACCCATCTGACTTGGGTTAGCACAAAGCCTGGATTTTGTTACCATTGGACAGAGCTTGGCtagctgtttctgcttctttccaGCTTTGTGCCAAGCTACTCTACACTGCTgtacaaaagtttggggtcacccaggggATTTCTTGTTTACCATAAAATTCatacttttatccatgtgctaacataactgcgcaagggttttctaatcatcaatgaacctttcaacaccattagctaacacaatgtagcattagaacacaggagtgatggtttctggaaatgttcctctgtacccctatggagatattccattaaaaatcagctgtttccagctagaatagtcatttaccacattaacaatgtctaaactggatttatgattcttTTGAtgaataagggcatttctaagtgatcccaaacttctgaacggtagtgtatctCACTTCAGGTGTTAGCTTACATCTTAGGGCTGGGTTTCTTAGACATGAATTAAGCTTAGTCCCAGACTAAAATCTCTTTCCCAGTCAAGATctacatttaatttttcatttagtccAGGACCAGGTTTAATCTATAGCTGGAAAAGTGTCTGACAGTATTTAGATAGAAGAGTAGTATCAATCTAATATTCtttcagaaagacaacaaacaagcTCTTTTCCTAAAATAAGAAGCTCTTCTCATAAACAGGGTATGAGAAAGGCAGGGATTACTTGTATGGTTCTTCTTTCCAATATGGTGCGATAACCCTGTCCAGAATCTCTTCATTCAGTGGATCTCCACTTGACAAATATGCTTTGATAGCCATTTCTTCATCAGTTAGTACAACTTCCTGTTGCTGACACACAAacgcaaatacacaaaaattcaatttaaaaaaatagcacagTTCACCAAAACTATTTTAACTAAAAACTAGCCAACCTCCTTGTCATTGCTGATGGCAGAGGTATCCTCCCCCATGGCTTCCTTTATTTGGGCCTCCAAATCTTGAGAATCATCCTCTAAAGATGCTACCTCATCATCATAGGGTACGCTTTTGTTTGTCTTGGCCATGATGAGCATTTGAAGATATTCCCTGAACTGAATATGGAAGAGCCCAAGTTGCTGTGCCAGCCACTTGCCATGAGTTGTCTTGCCCGAACCTCTGGTGCCAAGCAAAAAGATCCGCAGGGCTGGAGGCTTGGAGAGAAGAGACCAAAGAGCATGTGAGGGAACTTCTGTTTATCTCACTACTGTATGACTTTCCTTTCTCTTCTCATGTCAACTTGTACCTTGAGCAGCTCAGTCTGTGTAACAAAATGTGCAGGGTTTTGAAGGAAGGACTCCCTGGCTTCTAGGTTGGAGAAGTAGAAGATCTTCTCACGGTACTTGGCTGCAATTTCATCCGTACAGGGACATAGGACGTTATGGTTTTTTAAGGCAACCGGGCAGAAATGATGGGTATCTCCTAATAAATGCTTTGGTGTTGCGTCTCCCTGAATTCGTTAAGAAGAAATAATCCTGTTAAAGGTTCGTTTATACTATTAATACTTATCAACAACGCATTAATGACTTTTAAAGTGAAAGGTCTCCTTGGTTCACTGacttcatcctcctctcctGCATCATTGTCACTGCTGCCTTCCTCAGCTCCCTCCAGGTCAGCTAAGGCCTCAGCATCTTCTGCCTCCACATCCAACTCCCAGGCGACATAATTAAAGGGTTCTGAAGATCATGCGTGTAAACCAAACACTGGATTGGTATTCATTTCTAATAAAAATGGCATCTAGTAGAATGTTCCATTAACAGAGAGATCATTCAAGGGCTAATATcaattttaaaatatctgtCACTATAGTTTGctgtgaataaaactgaatataaTGAGATGACATACAAATGGCTCCTTTCATTCCTAAAACAGAAGTCTGACTAATCTTACCGCACTGCTCCTGACTTGCTTTAttcatgaaatgaatgaaacagcagcaataaaagTAACTGCAGGTTACTTTTATTGCTATTATCTATTATCCagtagataaaaaaaatatttgtctcAGCATGCTATGGCTTGTTAAagataaatgacagaaatactATTCAGGAAATTAATTTAGTAAAGTTTTAGTGCtgcaaaaaatttgacaatGAGAAGCTTTACACCCACTCTGCATTTGTTGGAGCATCTCTTGAAGTAGGTTTTCTGGGCTTTTGCCGTTAATCTCCAGTACACACTGGGTGGCTGTTAAAGCCGACTGCATTTGGTCCCATTCTCTCACAAACTGTTGCAATTGCAATTTATATTCATTCATCTCTGGGCCGTCTGGATAACCAAACTCCAACAGTCCAACAGCTTGAGGCAcgaaggaaagaaagagagagagagattaacaattaaaaaaaaatcttgatagAGAAAATAGAATAACATGTAATATATAAGAGAGCTTGATTATTCATCtgagaaataaaagcatgctcttattgaaatgtaaaaatgtctcACGTTCTTTTTTGGTTGTGTCAAAATGTGTAGGGTCAGTGGCATCGGATTGCTCAGGATCTTCTGCAAATTAAAGTAATGCAGACACAGTTACAGAGGTTCAAGTTTACAGTTTAAAGGAGAGCATGGGAACGTGGGCTGAATCATAGACAGGTAGTACCATCAATCTCTTCCACAACTGTCTCTAGATTGGATTGCCCTTCTGATTCCTGTTCCTTTTGGTTTCTAAAATGGACcgaaacacagcagaaaaacaaaagctgcattAGCAATCTGGCTCAGATGTATCATACCGCAAAATACGACAGCATCAATGCATCTGCACTTACACAGCTTGTTTCTCCTGGTGAGACTGCTCATCCTCTAACCTCCTCCGTAAAGCTTTGTTCACGCTCTCCTTATTCATCTCATAAAGTCTCTTCAAAACTGCTCGACATAAAGTGTATCAGTTATGTTGTGAGGTGTACCAAACAGCATGCATGAACACTGTAGGAAATTTCAAGCCATACCCTCATGTCCATCACTGTCTCTGAGACAGAAGACGATATCTGGGAGGATTCCAGCTTTCTGTATGGCTTCCATTTGGGAGAAGTTCTTGGGAAAATCGTCAAGAACCCACCCAGTCCTGCACTCCGCATCTGAGTCTGCCTCTTCAATCTGTAAAAGCAACCTCATTGTGAGTTAGCACTGACATATTGACTTCTTAATGCTATGAACGTCTCAGCGTTATGTCTGTATGTACAATGCAATGCATCAAATGGCAGCATTTATGTCTAATACAGGCGACCCTTTCTTACAAATAATTTCTATATATTTGGCAATACTGCTTGGGTTTCCTGCGTCTTTAAAATATATTCATGCCAGTGCAAACATGCTGCTGTGCAACTGTATTACAGAAAAGCCTGTGTTAGTGCAGCAGCCATATTTGACATCTTTAACATACCTCTTTTATACGCCTCTCTAATATCTCAGCATACAGGCCCAAAGGAGACGTGCTTAACTGTTTGGCTTCTTCCACAGCAGCAAGCACCACGGCTTGGACCTCTGGATGATCCTCTGTCActgaaaatggcagaaaataatTAACAGGTAGAAGGTGAGGCATTGTTTTTAATCctttttaatctgtaaagcactttgtattgCAACTTCTTGtataaaaagtgctatataagtaaagtttgatttgatttgactataatccacatcactgccaaaatctcatcacttggtcctcgtgtcatttctgaccttccctgaaaatttcatccaaatccattcgTCCGTTTTTGAtcaatgttgcaaacagacagacaaacaaaccaacgcagatcgtcacataactccaccgcattccttgACGGACACATTCGTTAGTAGAATGGTTACTAATTTACAGAATATTGTCCTACAGGTATGGCAAACATAAAACTGTTGTCTATGACAGTATTTACAGTGCAACTCtaagagtgaaaacaaaaactatcAGCAGCaaatataaagtattaacaGCACTCAACTTGCCTGAATTTTGTTCACCGTCTTGCTCCATCTTCGTCTCGATTTTCTCGATAGCAGCCtgtgttgtttcatttctgattttGTCAAGCCTCTCCTTCTCGACCTTGGCCAGAGTTGTCTGCAGCGCTTCCTCCATGTCAAGTACCGCTGCGTTGTAGTGATGAGCGAGAAGCTTACATAGTGTGCTCTTCCCTGCCTGAGGGGGCCCAATGACGGAAACTCTGCAGGGGGCCCGGGGCATTGGAGGAAGCAAGTACCGTCGAGGGTTTGTGATGAATTTCTGGTAGGCCTCTTGAGATGAAAGGATGTACAGTTTGTCCTGgaagctgcacagtggttaaAATGAAAgttagtttgacattttcaccCTGTCGCACTTGAAACCACTGGATAGATTCCTCACCTTGGAATAGCTACAAAAGATTACTCACCCCACAGAAAATTCAGGCGTGCCAGGAATGACTTTGCCCTCCTTCAGAGCAACAGGACAAGTCCGGCCCCAGCGGCTCCGTCTCCACCTAAAGCCAGGGGCCACTGTATTAGAAGAAGACATaattctcagcagctcctcctagAAAAAAAGATAGACAGGCAATCTGAAGTGTATTCTGTGAAGAGACAATGTTAAAATCTAAAATCCACTCACATATCCACAGAGCAACATGTATCATGTATCACAGTTATCTGTATGTTGCTCTTTCAAATCTAGGTTGTTTGAAATAGATTGTCATACCGTGTCGACATCCTCTGTCAATTCTTCATCAATATTTTGGGGGAGGAGGACTGGAAGGGATACTCGCTTTACAGCCATAGAGCCAAGACGGGACATTACAGACTAGAAGTAAAACAGTCAGCAAACTAAAGTCACACCACAGAACACATATGTGGTTGAACATGCACGCTTATTTTCAAATACAGTTCATCAGCATATGCTATTTGAAGCTTTTAAACAAACGGATTTATTTCCTGGAGACTGCTCATTTGTCGTTCTTGTCTTTACCCAGTGCAGCTCTTCAGGTGTATTGTGTCCATCCAGCTCCAGCAAGTACAGCGGATGGTGATGCATCATGTAGtcctgaaaaaaacatcaattagCTTCCAATTTACTGACTGAAGAAAAGAAGTAGCTTAATTTACATatctgtgaaggttctcagtcatccaggtcatcttaaggtgaaggttttagttcaggcaactggacttattcttgtgatctttcGCCTTTCATCCAAGCGGCTTCTTCTGTTTTAAGACTAGTTCCCAGGTATTTAACCATCAGCCTTAGCCCCACCTACACCTCTAGTGGTTAAATATctgggactctccaaactagtCTTAGAACTGAAGAAGATACTCAGATGAGAggcgaaacgtcttcaagatcacaagaataagtccagttgcctgaactaaacccttcaccctAATTTACATAgccaatgtttttatttttgtctataTTTTGCCAGTGGGGGATTCATTTAACCACTAATCTGATTACAcggaaaaacataaaattgggCAAATATGAAAGCATCTGTTCAGTAAGATCTCTGTTTAAATCTTTACAAGGCTGATTCTGATGAAGCATGATGGTATAGCTCTACACTACATATGTATTGTCACTCTTTAGAAcctcaaaaatacaaaacattggtaaatattacatttagtCACTCTGATTTGGTATTTGAACAACAGTGCTGGCCTGATATAAGTTTCATAGTGAACATTAGTGCCACCAAATTTCTACCAAGACTGTAAATTCTTTtatatctactctcagatgcacatcactttggataaaagcgtctgcaaaatgaaaatgaagaattGTAGAATAATAAATGCTGCCTTTTAACTCCAAAAATGTGGCATGTTCATCCCTTGGTGTGCAAACATACTGGTGGCTTtctaaaaataatgtaaactTTTACACATATTCAAGCTTCCAAATCACTGATTCAAAGAGGACAATGTTAAAAAGGAttattatatgtatatatatattatatattattatcaGTGCGTAAGTCACCTCCAGTGGTCTGAGTACGGTATccttgtacatgttgattccaacAGATGTATTTCTGGCCAGATGCTCTGGTCTCCACACAAGCTGGTCAAGGTTTTCTTTTGGGAGTTCTTCCTCCTCAGCCTACCAGTAAAATAAAGAGGTGAAAAGGGTAAAAATTTTAAAGAATAGATATCATCCAATGTAATCTTCCTTAATTGATTACTAAAGTTAGGaaaattttttttgtattacaaATTCTCAGAAATTGTATGTTTATGGTTATTCCTAAAACATAACCTGCTTTATcttctattttactctaaatggaatcataatttacaaaataaacaccatgCTGTGTTCATAAAGTCTCGACACTCGCGATtcagaccataaactcattaggatAAACCTTTATACAAGTGGATGTATGTTTGTATCCAGGGCAGCTGCGCCCAGCTGGCCATTACATTGAATGCAGGTGGAAAGCCGTTCGGTGGTGACGTCACATCCAGGAATCAGAGGCTAAGGCAACAGCAGAAAGTGTGGGACAACAGACAATATCAGTAACAAGACTTGAACCACACCTGCTCCTCTTCATTCCCCACATCCTGATCATCGtcgtctttcttcttcttgtacACCTCTTCACGCTTCCACTGATCCCTGTTGTAGAACTTCCCTGTCTCTGGGTGCTGCTTCAGACCAGACAGCCTCTGGACCAAGTCCTTATCTGCACACTGGTGGAAGATGGGGTTATTCAGCCTTCAGGGAAATCACAAAATGAActtccaaaataaaaataaatcaataaataaaaggcaCACACATTGCTAACTCATAAAAGGACATATCTACAACTAAAAATAATTCTTCAAAACTAAAAAAGCTAAATGCAAtttacactatcgttcaaaagattggggtcatttagaaatgtccttatttattgaaagaaaagcaatatttttcaatgaagataacattaaatgaatcagaaattcaGTCTAGACATTGATAACGAAGCAAATGACTTTTCTagatggaattttttttttaatggaatatctccataggggtacagaggaacatttccagcaaccatcactcctgtgttctaatgctacattgtgttagctaatgctgttgaaaggctgattcatgattagaaaacctttgcacagttatgttagcatatgaataaaagtgagagtttaatggaaaacatgaaattgcctggatgacctcaaactttgAAAGCAGTGTACATTTCCGAATCGAGAATATAAGGGCAACCTTGATATTAATGATGAAATTGGGTGGCAGCTTGAGGTTTGTGATCAGGTCAATCTGCTCACGGATCTTCAGACCCTCTTCTGACATGAACGGCAGGCAGCTCAGCACATAGCCTGCATCACAACATGAGAAATATCAAACAGTAGCAGTTCTCCAGGTCTGTCTTTCAGATGGCAGCTTGCTTTGCTGCCATTACTGGCCACATATCACATTCTAGTCATCTTTCACATTCGTTCTTTCAAACTTAATTGTATACTATGAATGGCATTTGGTGATTGAGCAGCATATTTGCATGGATAATCGCTGTATTGAGTTTGGTACATGATTTACCGTAGTGCTCCACATCTGGTGAGTTAAGTCTGGCAAGAATCAGCTGCAGCACCACATCCTCCGGTATACTTCTCCCCTCAGATAAGATATCCAAGAGCTAAAGTTGTCAGATAAAGCAGCTTGGTGGTTATAATGGCTGTGGAAGTCATATGAAGAAACACATGACGGAATAAAGGAATTGCCCTGTGAAATGATGCAGACTGTTACTTACCTCTATGccttcctttgttttgttttttatgtgtgtgttgagcAGATCGGTATCTGAACAATTGCAAAAGCAGATGACAAGTACTTAAATTGATGCTTTGTTGGCAC includes the following:
- the ak9 gene encoding LOW QUALITY PROTEIN: adenylate kinase 9 (The sequence of the model RefSeq protein was modified relative to this genomic sequence to represent the inferred CDS: inserted 1 base in 1 codon), with amino-acid sequence MLEMDLLVDNLIEDEAERDSLLAKPTCFIVVGKPGVGKSALAQKIAESWKCILIDDTDLLNTHIKNKTKEGIELLDILSEGRSIPEDVVLQLILARLNSPDVEHYGYVLSCLPFMSEEGLKIREQIDLITNLKLPPNFIINIKCADKDLVQRLSGLKQHPETGKFYNRDQWKREEVYKKKKDDDDQDVGNEEEQAEEEELPKENLDQLVWRPEHLARNTSVGINMYKDTVLRPLEDYMMHHHPLYLLELDGHNTPEELHWSVMSRLGSMAVKRVSLPVLLPQNIDEELTEDVDTEELLRIMSSSNTVAPGFRWRRSRWGRTCPVALKEGKVIPGTPEFSVGFQDKLYILSSQEAYQKFITNPRRYLLPPMPRAPCRVSVIGPPQAGKSTLCKLLAHHYNAAVLDMEEALQTTLAKVEKERLDKIRNETTQAAIEKIETKMEQDGEQNSVTEDHPEVQAVVLAAVEEAKQLSTSPLGLYAEILERRIKEIEEADSDAECRTGWVLDDFPKNFSQMEAIQKAGILPDIVFCLRDSDGHEVLKRLYEMNKESVNKALRRRLEDEQSHQEKQAVNQKEQESEGQSNLETVVEEIDEDPEQSDATDPTHFDTTKKEPVGLLEFGYPDGPEMNEYKLQLQQFVREWDQMQSALTATQCVLEINGKSPENLLQEMLQQMQKPFNYVAWELDVEAEDAEALADLEGAEEGSSDNDAGEEDEGDATPKHLLGDTHHFCPVALKNHNVLCPCTDEIAAKYREKIFYFSNLEARESFLQNPAHFVTQTELLKPPALRIFLLGTRGSGKTTHGKWLAQQLGLFHIQFREYLQMLIMAKTNKSVPYDDEVASLEDDSQDLEAQIKEAMGEDTSAISNDKEEVVLTDEEMAIKAYLSSGDPLNEEILDRVIAPYWKEEPYKSTGFILEGFPQTPEEVHYMLHHQLFPDVVVVMEVDVTQVQNRLLPAYLDNWHDHRNKREAQQNLLRDLRKKKREENISKRRAQLVAEQTNKNNLRYQEEEVDDEDETADNIEGYIEAILEEEFPLEEDNEDMENEETEDAAAERLEIEIEERFVTDEANLATMMDFLSEQNIPKLTINAARKLKIVQNQLLRKIQLLLTNRESLFQQCRPISYSLANKLLLSSYKFHSAFGCFDPVKQYKDRDLIQPLQWPLSTSYALLFHQYVYFFASKENRNAFMLNPLKYLRQPKPTPSLPVKMAVTGPPKSGKTTVAQMFAETYGLARLSIGGAMRMVLDSQEDTDLAVQMKTHLYKGHVVPEELAIQCLEVALMSSVCISRGYVLDGFPMTLKQAQLMESRSIIPMIVVELELDTVEVLKRGLADKMKPNKPYLKHDSSEMLHISNMCYKREVEHVRFHFQQQYQNWYVLDGLKSKWGLWDSILKEISISVKYIDTYLERMRSGEAVCINRLCITPKKLELGLGEFGHYCSVCLALHHHLVDCSETVALTHAAVYRGRYYKMCGENHLEKFLSTPDQFVTPGCPHTLPQPQLLPRKLTEIQVKNRFPXQAEMKGFCPVTYLDGKQRYEALVRGKMEYAVEYRERIYCFDTKQNQDKFLRSPETYWDQKLPSKVPPLCEPVPLTSLPMLGYLEQGVAVPLIKALTAVGCLKPKYPFHSIQRSALLYVAFYLKAFNPKSSEYAREKYKKKLALFEENCELIPYLSSAMSGNFRPPSELPVDFEFKLNRFLALGGLPTADDVL